Part of the Acidimicrobiales bacterium genome is shown below.
GTCATCCGTCGTTTCACGGTCGAAGTCGACCACCGGGCCCTGGGGCACACGATCACCGCGCTGATCCTCGTCGACATCGACCAGCACGCCTGGCGCGCCGTCGAGAACGAGGTGATGGCGCTGCCGGGCGTCGAGTACGTCGCGCTGACGACGGGCGCGTTCGACGTGGTCGTGTTGGTGCGCGCGCCCGACATGGAGACGCTGCGTGACGTCGTGCTCGAACGCCTCCAGTCGATGCCGGCCGTGCGTTCGACCCAGACCAGCTTCGTGTTGGAAGAGCGCGCCAGCTAGCTACGCGACGCTGACCTTCTTCGTCACCGACGAGGTCTTGCCCTTGTTGTCCTTGACGGTGAGCTTGATGGTTTTCGTGCCCTTGAGCAGGTACTTGTGGCTGGCGGTGCGACCCGTACCCGCCGCCGTTCCGTCGCCCCATACCCAGCGGTAGGAGGCAATGGAGCCGTCGGGATCGGTCGACGCGGAGCCGTCGACGTAGACCGTCCGGCTGCTGCCGACCGTGGCGGTGAACGACGCGACCGGGGGCTTGTTGGCCGCCGTGGTCGTCGTGGTCGGCTTCGTGGTCGTAGTCGTCGTGGGCTTGACGGTCGTCGTCGTGGTCGCCTTGATCGTGGTCGACGTCGTTGTGGTCGGCGGCGTCGGGACCTTGAACACGCCGAGGTCTTCGTAGTGCGCGCCCAGCACGGAGTCGCCGACGTTGGTGTCGCCCTTTGACAGTCGGTTGAGCGCCGTGGCGTGCACGCTGCGGAAGTCGACGGTGGGCTTCAACGCGTCGCCGACGCGGTTGGGCCGCGTCATGCCGCCGGGATCGAGCGTCGGCGCCATGCCGTACACCCCGCGCTGCACACCGCCGCCGATGAACATCGCCATGCCGGCTTGGCCGTGGTCGGTGCCGTTGTCCTTGTTCGCCGTCGCCTGGCGACCGAACTCCGAGGTGATCATCACGAACACGTCGTTCGCGCGTGCCGTGCCGCCCACGATCGTGAAGAAGTGGGTCAGCGCGTCGTTGAGATCGGTGAACAGATCGATCTGCATCTGCTTCTGATTGGTGTGGCTGTCGTAACCACCGATGCTCGTGGCGTAGTTCTGTGCCGGGACGCCCGCCTTGATCAGCAGCGCCGTCTGGATCATCTGCTTGGTGATCGGGGCCAGGTTGCCGTAGCCGGTGCTGCTGCCGGTGATCGTGGGATCGTCGGCGCCGCTGATACGACCGGTCACGCTAAGCGTCGTGCCCATCATGCGCGCCACGTCGGCCACCGTGTTGGTGCCGTCGATGGTCGCCATCTGCTGCGCACCGTTGAGGAAAACGTTCTTGCTCAGCCAGCCTGTCTCGTAGGTGAAGCTCGAGCACTCGCTGAGGACGAACATGGGCGCCGTGGTGCCGACGGCTTCAGGCTGCACGTCACCGACCGACACGCTGGCGAGCGCGTTCTGCGGGCGCACGGCGTCGGCGTAGCGACCCTGCCATCCCGTCCTGCCGAGCACGTCGGTGCGCGCCGCGTCCCAGAACTTCATCGAGTCGAAGTGGCTGAAGTCGACGGCGGTGTTGCCGACGCCGAGCGCGAAGCCGACGTCGCCCTTGTTGTTCCACCGGTCAGCGAGCCACGGGAGCTTGTTGTGGAGCCGGTACGTCAGGCCGTTGAGGGCGAGCGTGTCGGATGCAGTCAGAGCGATGGCGCCGTGGCCGTAGGTGGCGTCGTTGTACCAAGCGTCGCCCACGGGGGCGAGTGTGTTGAGGTAGTCGTTGCCGCCGTTGAGCGACACGTGGACGCAGATCGGGGTACCGAGCGGCAGTGTGTCGCCTTCGCCGAGGCCCCACGCGGACGGCAGACCGCCGCGCTGGACCAACTCGAACCACATGGGGGCACTGACGCCGGCGGCGGTGGCAGCGCCGAGCTGCACCAGGAACCGGCGACGGCTGGGATTGAAACTCATCGCGGTTCTCCTCAACTCACCATGAACTCAGGGCTGTCGAACACCAACTGCATGACGCCACAGGCGCGGGCGTAGCTCCACGGCTCGCTGGCGCCGTAGTCGGTGGCCTGGGCGTACGCGTCGATGGCGCTGCGCGTCTGGCTCGACACGTCGTGCAGGCCGGCGAGCTGCAGGGCCATGTCCGCCGCCGTGGCGCGGGTGGCTTCGGCGTAGAGCTTGCGCACCGTCGGGTTCTGCTTCTCGGGCGGGGTGGCCGTGCCATCCGTCGCGGTGTCCTTGTCGGGACCGGTGTCGTGCCACGTGTACCAGTAGTTGTACCGAGCCCACTGGACGATCTGCGTCGGGTGCAGCCACATGTTGTCCCAGCCGGAAACGTCGGGGGGAAGGATCGGGTTCTGCCGCATCGTCTGGCTGGTCCACAACACGGACCAGTCGTCGATGTTCTGCACACCGAGCACCCGCATCTGGCTGACGAGCAACTCGACGGGGCTCTTCACACGATTGCCAACGGTGGTGTCGGCGAGGAACTCGGGGCGGTGCGCGATGTGCGACACCAGACCGGCGATGTCGCCGCTCGTGCCCCACACCGCCGCCATGTCGTCCATCGCGCTGGTGGACGGGTCGAAGCCCATGAACTCGCGGTAGAGGCGCTTCGGCACGAAGTAGCGGAACGCGTCCTGCTGCGTGATGGCGTCGACGACGTCGGACAACTGCGCCGCGCCGCGGGCCGCTCCGAGGAAGGTCTTGGTGCCGCTGTCCCAGTTGGCCGTCGCGAACGAGACGGCGCCCGTGTTCCAATCCATGACGTACCCGGTGAGCGCGCGGGCGATCTCTTCGATGTCGGTCTGGGTGTAGTTGTTGGCACCCGTCTTGGCGTGGGTCACGCCGAGGCTGAACAACTCCATGATCTCGCGGGCGAGATTCTGGTTCGGGTGCGGCGGCACGCTGAACACGTTGGTGAGGTACTTCTGCATCGGGCCGCTGTTGGCGACGTCGTTGAGCAGGGCCTTGTACGAGCCGGCGGCGCACCAGCCGCGCAGTCGGGCGTGGTGGTCCTTGTAGTCGGCGTACTGCACCACGTCGTTGGCGCCCACGACGAGCAGGCCGGCGAGGATCCACGACACGCGCTCTTGTACCTGGCCGGGGCTCTGCGCCCAGTTCAAGAACATGTGGTTCAGCCAGTAGACGGCGTCTTGCCACACGCCCTGGTCGACGGGCCACTGCCAGTCGGCGAGCGTCGTCGCCGGACGAGCGAGCAGCTCGTCGATGACCGCACCGGCACCGCCGGCGGCTACGCCAGCCTCTACATCACCCGGCGCGGGACCAAACCCGAGTCGTCGCCATACGTGGGCGACGAGCGCTTCTGAACTTGCGGCCACGGCCAAACAGCCCTTTCAGGAGCAGCGTCCGCCCCACGCTGGTCTCAACAGATTGACAACAATTCGTCTTATCGGCACCTACCCCTAGGAGAGTTAGTGTCGAGGCATCGCTGATCCTGCAAAATTCGCCGAAGACGCCACTCCGTACATGTCTGCCCTATATGGGGCAGCTGTGCGCATGACACGCAATACGGCCGATGCTGAAGATTTGGTGCAAGAGGCCTTTTTACGGGCCTATAGGGGATACGGGAACTTCCAGCAAGGTACCAACCTCAAGGCGTGGCTGTTCCGCATCCTGACGAACACCTTCATCAACAGCTACCGCGCCAAGCAGCGCCGGCCGGAGTCCGTCGACCTCGAGGAAGGCGAGGACTTCTTCCTCTACAACCGCGTCGGCGGCCTCGAAGCTGCGCTGGCCAACCGCACGACCGAAGACACAGTCCTCGAGCGCATCACCGACGAAGAGGTGAAGTCAGCGCTCGAGTCCTTGCCGGAGAACTTCCGCATCCCGGTCTTGCTCGCCGACGTCGAAGGCTTCTCCTACAAGGAGATCGCCGACATCATGGACGTGCCGATCGGTACCGTGATGAGTCGGCTCCACCGGGGAAGAAGGGCACTGCAGAAGGCGTTGTACGAATTCGGACTCGAACGGGGTCTGGTCGAGGAAGCCAGTCGGTGACGTTTATGGACAACCACGAGCATGCGAACTGTGACGACGCTCGTCACACGCTCTACGAGTTCCTCGACGGCGAACTCACTCCCGAAGTGAAGCTCGAGATCCAGCACCATCTCGAGGCCTGCGCTCCCTGTTTCGAGAAGTTCGACTTCGAAGCCGAACTGCTCCAGATCATCAGCCGCAAGTGCCAGGAACCGCTGCCCGACGGGCTGACCGAAAAGATTCTCGCCGCGCTTCGTAACGACGGCGGCACGCAAGTAACTTTCTGAGCATGCTCGTTCTCGCTGCCAAGCAGTGGCACGCCTGGGTCGCGTTTCCGTTGATGGCCGGCGCCGTCGGTGTCGCGGTCGGCCTCGCCGGTGGGTACATCCGCAAGGTGATCCGTCCGAAGTACCCGCGATAGGCGAGGCAGCACGTGAGCGAGCCGGTTGCGTGGGGGCTTGCTGAACGGGTCGCCGTCCGCGTCGCCGGTACTGAGCCGCTGGCGCGCTCGTACCACTACGCCTCGCTGCGGCCTGACTTCGAAGAGCTGACGGCGCAGGCCGAAGAGCTTGTGTACCAGGAGATCGGTCTGCGGTCGCTGCGCGGCCCCGCGCGCGCCGTCGTCGTCGAGCGTGCCGACTGGGTGCGGGCGAACATCGGCTCGATGCGCCGCCTGCTGCGGCCGCTGACAGATCGTCTCGCGTCGGGTCTCAAAGGCCCGCTGGCCGTTCCGGCGTCAACGCTGTCAGGTGTCGAAGTCGGCACGATGCTCGGCTGGATGGCAACGCGCGTGCTCGGGCAGTACGACGCGTTGCTCTTCGACGACCCGCCTGCCGGCGCAGAGGCAGACAACCACGAAGGCGACGTCGTCTACTTCGTGGGGCCGAACGTGCTGGCCCTCGAGAAGCGCTTCGGGTTTCCGCCCCGTGAGTTCCGCCTCTGGTTGGCGCTGCACGAAGTCACCCATCGCGTGCAGTTCACCGGCGTGCCGTGGATGCAGGACTACTTCCGCAGCCTGATCGACTCGACGCTCAATGTTGCCGAGATGGACCCCAAACGGTTCCTCGAGGCGTTGCGCCGTTCGGTCGAGGCCGTGCGCGCCGGGCGCAACCCGCTCGACGAGGGCGGTCTCGTGGCTTTGCTCGCCGGGCCGGAGCAGTTCGCCACGCTGCAAAAGACCCAGGGCCTCATGAGCCTGCTCGAAGGTCATGGCGACGTGACCATGGATCGCGCCGGGCGCGATCGCATCCCGAGCCAGGCGCGTTTCTCCGCCACGCTGCACGAGCGGCGCAACGCGCCGCAGCCGGCGGTGGTCAAGGTCGTGCAACAGCTCGTGGGCCTCGACGCCAAGATGAAGCAGTACGAAGCGGGCGAGCGCTTCATCGAAGCCGTGGAGGCGGTCGGCGGCCCGTCGCTGCTGGCGCGGGTGTGGGACGGTCCCGAGTTGTTGCCCACGCTGGGCGAGATTCGCGATCCGGCCTCCTGGATCCGCCGGGTGTCGGATCTCGCCCTCGCAAAATGAACCTGCTCGCTCGGTGCCGCTTCCCGGCGCCGGGCTCCGAGGTGACGCTGGCTGTTTCGGGTGGGGCCGACTCGCTCGCCCTCGTGGCGCTGGCGGCCCAGGCCGGGCTGGGCGGCACCGCCGTCCACGTCGACCACGGCCTGCGCGCCGGATCCGTCCATGAAGCCGACGTCGTCCGGGCGGCCGCGGCCCGCTACGGCTTCGGCTTTCGCGCCGAGCGCGTCGACGTCGGCGCCGGGCCGAACCTCGAGGCGCGGGCGCGCGCCGCGCGGCGCGCGGTGTTGCCTACGGACGCGCTCACCGGGCACACCGCCGACGACCAGGCCGAGACCGTCTTGCTGAACCTCCTGCGCGGCAGCGGGCTCGACGGTGTGCGCGGCATCGGAGCACCCGAGCGCCGCCCGCTCCTCGGCATCCGGCGCCAGGAGACGCACGCGTTGTGCGCCGCCGAAGGTTTGGTGCCGGTCGTCGACGCGTCCAACGCCGACCCGGCCTTCACCCGCAACCGGGTTCGCCACGAGCTGCTGCCGTTCCTCGGCGACATCGGCCGCCGTGATCCCGTGCCGCTGCTGTGCCGCCTGGCGGAGCACGCCAGCGACGAGGTGGCGTTGCTCGACGAACTCGCCGCGGCGCTCGACGCGTCCAATGCTGCGGCGTTGTGCGCCGCCCCTCGCCCGCTCGCGCGTCGCGCCATCCGAGCGTGGTTGCGGCCGCATCTGGAGGGCTACCCGCCGGACGCGGCCGCCGTCGAGCGGGTGCTCGCGGTGGCGCTGGGGGAAGCGACCGGGACCGACGTGGTCGCCGGTGTGTCGGTGCGCCGCACCAAAGGCAGACTGCGCGTCACGCGCGGATAGGTTCGCGAGCCGTGCGTGTCGACAGGGTGGTCGTCTCCGAA
Proteins encoded:
- the rsrA gene encoding mycothiol system anti-sigma-R factor, translating into MDNHEHANCDDARHTLYEFLDGELTPEVKLEIQHHLEACAPCFEKFDFEAELLQIISRKCQEPLPDGLTEKILAALRNDGGTQVTF
- a CDS encoding zinc-dependent metalloprotease encodes the protein MSEPVAWGLAERVAVRVAGTEPLARSYHYASLRPDFEELTAQAEELVYQEIGLRSLRGPARAVVVERADWVRANIGSMRRLLRPLTDRLASGLKGPLAVPASTLSGVEVGTMLGWMATRVLGQYDALLFDDPPAGAEADNHEGDVVYFVGPNVLALEKRFGFPPREFRLWLALHEVTHRVQFTGVPWMQDYFRSLIDSTLNVAEMDPKRFLEALRRSVEAVRAGRNPLDEGGLVALLAGPEQFATLQKTQGLMSLLEGHGDVTMDRAGRDRIPSQARFSATLHERRNAPQPAVVKVVQQLVGLDAKMKQYEAGERFIEAVEAVGGPSLLARVWDGPELLPTLGEIRDPASWIRRVSDLALAK
- a CDS encoding sigma-70 family RNA polymerase sigma factor, whose translation is MADPAKFAEDATPYMSALYGAAVRMTRNTADAEDLVQEAFLRAYRGYGNFQQGTNLKAWLFRILTNTFINSYRAKQRRPESVDLEEGEDFFLYNRVGGLEAALANRTTEDTVLERITDEEVKSALESLPENFRIPVLLADVEGFSYKEIADIMDVPIGTVMSRLHRGRRALQKALYEFGLERGLVEEASR
- a CDS encoding DUF1800 family protein, encoding MAASSEALVAHVWRRLGFGPAPGDVEAGVAAGGAGAVIDELLARPATTLADWQWPVDQGVWQDAVYWLNHMFLNWAQSPGQVQERVSWILAGLLVVGANDVVQYADYKDHHARLRGWCAAGSYKALLNDVANSGPMQKYLTNVFSVPPHPNQNLAREIMELFSLGVTHAKTGANNYTQTDIEEIARALTGYVMDWNTGAVSFATANWDSGTKTFLGAARGAAQLSDVVDAITQQDAFRYFVPKRLYREFMGFDPSTSAMDDMAAVWGTSGDIAGLVSHIAHRPEFLADTTVGNRVKSPVELLVSQMRVLGVQNIDDWSVLWTSQTMRQNPILPPDVSGWDNMWLHPTQIVQWARYNYWYTWHDTGPDKDTATDGTATPPEKQNPTVRKLYAEATRATAADMALQLAGLHDVSSQTRSAIDAYAQATDYGASEPWSYARACGVMQLVFDSPEFMVS
- the tilS gene encoding tRNA lysidine(34) synthetase TilS, whose protein sequence is MNLLARCRFPAPGSEVTLAVSGGADSLALVALAAQAGLGGTAVHVDHGLRAGSVHEADVVRAAAARYGFGFRAERVDVGAGPNLEARARAARRAVLPTDALTGHTADDQAETVLLNLLRGSGLDGVRGIGAPERRPLLGIRRQETHALCAAEGLVPVVDASNADPAFTRNRVRHELLPFLGDIGRRDPVPLLCRLAEHASDEVALLDELAAALDASNAAALCAAPRPLARRAIRAWLRPHLEGYPPDAAAVERVLAVALGEATGTDVVAGVSVRRTKGRLRVTRG
- a CDS encoding DUF1501 domain-containing protein: MSFNPSRRRFLVQLGAATAAGVSAPMWFELVQRGGLPSAWGLGEGDTLPLGTPICVHVSLNGGNDYLNTLAPVGDAWYNDATYGHGAIALTASDTLALNGLTYRLHNKLPWLADRWNNKGDVGFALGVGNTAVDFSHFDSMKFWDAARTDVLGRTGWQGRYADAVRPQNALASVSVGDVQPEAVGTTAPMFVLSECSSFTYETGWLSKNVFLNGAQQMATIDGTNTVADVARMMGTTLSVTGRISGADDPTITGSSTGYGNLAPITKQMIQTALLIKAGVPAQNYATSIGGYDSHTNQKQMQIDLFTDLNDALTHFFTIVGGTARANDVFVMITSEFGRQATANKDNGTDHGQAGMAMFIGGGVQRGVYGMAPTLDPGGMTRPNRVGDALKPTVDFRSVHATALNRLSKGDTNVGDSVLGAHYEDLGVFKVPTPPTTTTSTTIKATTTTTVKPTTTTTTKPTTTTTAANKPPVASFTATVGSSRTVYVDGSASTDPDGSIASYRWVWGDGTAAGTGRTASHKYLLKGTKTIKLTVKDNKGKTSSVTKKVSVA
- a CDS encoding Lrp/AsnC family transcriptional regulator codes for the protein MVRDKSREVDAIDARIVDVLRQDARVSVSELAQRASVSRANAYQRLSRLTADGVIRRFTVEVDHRALGHTITALILVDIDQHAWRAVENEVMALPGVEYVALTTGAFDVVVLVRAPDMETLRDVVLERLQSMPAVRSTQTSFVLEERAS